The genomic window ATAGAaatgaaaccattccgaacaaaatgtgtgacaggcctgatacaGCATATAGGCTGAATTGAAAATAAGGTGTTATTTGGAAATCTAGTGCAAAGATGTGTAGAACCAAATGTTTTTTCTATTAACAAACTGCTAGTTAGTTAATTacagtatccaaaaccgaacaTGCGGTTTCTAAACTCGATCGGTTCTCTTTaacttttctgttttttgacaaaccgggtTTTTAAGGCGCTTAACCTGTTTTAACGAAATATATAAAGctaatttgaatatatttttgaaaaacggataatatttttaaaaatattaacttattttatagaaaattgtagcatttgacaatatttcgcaaaagatataaaatataattgctCCTTAAATATTCAAAGATGTCAAATTTGCAAAGACTGAAAGCTGGGTTAGCCGACCGATAGTGGAATGTAAACGTAAtgagaaaaaattattgaaattttaaaagataaatccCTTGCTCAGTGCTTGAGCGACTATACATTCtttcttgtttatttatttttatttttcagttatTGAAGGCATACCGGATCcggaatacatacatactttttatACATACAGTTTGTAAtgcataaatttgttaatttttttaaataaatgttatcgttttgttttaattgaaattccatttgttatttattttcttaaaaaaactaaaaattaaatataataaagcttacaaactataaaaaaaagaatatttaattgttttgtggAGGTGTTGGTGGTGGAGTTTCTGGTACAGGTGGTGGTGTTGGGGTTGCAATTGGCGGTGCAAGCGTGGGTGGTGGTGGTATTGGGGTTGTTGTTGGTGGAACAGCCGTAGGTGGTGTTAGGGTTGTTGCTGTTGTGGGCGGTGGTGGTATAGCGGTAGGTGGTGTAGTTGTAGGTGGTATAGCTGTAGGTGGAGTTGTTGCTGTTGGTGGTGTAGTCGTGGGTGGTGGTGGTATAGCCGTTGGTGGTGTGTTCGTGGGCGGTGGTGGTGACCAATACAGCTGGCCTTCTTGAATGGGTGGCCCATAATACTGCCCACCATTGTAATACGGCTGTCCGTATATTGGCGGCGGGCCGTATGTTGGCGGCGGGCGGTAAGTAGTCCCAAGTACCTggaaataaagaatttattataatttattaactttttaaccacttttttatttcgttttaggGTACACTATCTGAtgataatttcaaaaatggaCAAACATGCTGACCTGTAACCATCGCCGTAATTGGACCAATTCTTCCGATGATCAGCGGTAAGTAGTCCCAAGTACATggaaataaagaatttattatgatttattaactttttaaccacttttttatttcgttttaggGTACACTATCTGATGAAAATCTTCGTAATCTTCGATAAGTCAAGATTAGGTTTACATAGTACTATTTTTGTCTTTGAATAAAATAACGGataattgttaatttaataattgtGTAGATTTCCACACTACCATTGAGGTACTACACTAAGCGCGTTGCCAATTATTTTTAATGGCTGGCATCCCCAATAGGCCTAAACCATCATAttgctttatatatataattaaatacttaaataatatatGCCTTGATTTCATCATACAATTGAGCCATAATTTTATGAGTGTTTTTATAGaagtgtgattttttttttccactCATTTTTGTcatgcaataaataaataataaagtcatgcaaataaataaaaaaataatatcatgcaaataaatataaaataaataatatcatgcaaataaataatgttatataaaaataaatattgatggctttttggcatttttaacacacttctttaatttaaaatgttattactacatattttacatataGTGAATGAATTTTTGTACTTATTGATTATGCAGTCTTTACAAACTCTATAATTGCAGCAAGaacatttatttctatttttttttaagtttccgCAGTGGCAACAAAATTTCGAACAATCGTCagcatatttaattaaaattgactTTATTTCTTCTCTAAACTGATTGGGAAGAGGTAAGTTCATCATTTGCTCGCCGTTTAAGAAACGTATAACGTATAATATTACAAAAACACCGCAACTAACGGCATCATCCTGCTTTGTTCGTTGtaaaatttgaatgaatttccatttatttttgcAGGCATTCGATATAAAGTTATTGTAATGACTCTTTCCGCTGTCATCATAAAGAGAGTCGATGAAGAAAAATTCAAGTGTTGAAGGTTTTAAAACGCAAAGATTAAAATGcccatttttcaaaattggaatAATTAGTAGTTCAGGTGTAAACGATAATAGTGTATTAGCCTTTTCAaagttaatttcattaatttggcATGGCAAGCATAGAACATTTTTAGCGTTTTCTTTAATACAGCCGAATATTGCACAATCGACTACAAAATTTGTTAGCAAACATCCTTTCTTCAATGATTCCCAATCTTCACTATCCAAGAAATTGTAGAAACCGATTTGAAGTTGCTTTAATGTGGGATAGATTGAACTAAATAAGTCATTGTAtctgaaaagaaaatatttgattttttcattttttctgGTTTCGAAAATTAAGCTTGGCGTGCAATAACTGTGTTCCTTGTTATCCCGTTTATTTAACATCTCAACATCAATAATATCCTGGACATCTTCTggttgtttttcaaattttttggttttcttgGAACTAAGCAATTTCTTTGGATTTATGGACTTTTGTTTTCTTGGTTCAGTTTTAATATCTTTGACATTTTCTGCTTGTTTTTCaaacttgttgtttttttttgcactaaACAAATGCTTTGGATTTATGGCTTTCTGTTTTCTTGAATCTGGTTTATACCATCCTTCTTCTGGGGGCAGAGAGTTGTTTGTATCATCTGATTTCTTCGAAGCTAATTTCTTTGATTTGGTAGCATGGATATTTACTTCTTCAAACATGTTGTACTTATATCTCAGTTCCTTTAAGGTAGTTATGTTGTCTTCTCGATCAGCTTTTATAAAATCTCCAGGCCGCATcgaattattctttaaaatgatatgcttttgcaaaaaaaaactgaattcaaCTGGCGCATTGCTTATATGATCTCCGGAAGGATCTATTAAAATTCCCATTATATTTGTCCACATAGGAAGAAATGGACAATATTTATTGATGACAAAGTTACATATGTCTTCATTTCCATATTCATTGTCGTCACCTTTCACGGATTGATTTTTGATGTCATTACCTATAtcttcatatatttttaaaaatatttttttgaatggacTTCGGCTAGCAATAGATTCTAAATTGCTTATTTCTTCATCGTCTATAAGATTGAGATTTCCATAATCGATTTCATCCATCTCCAGTATATTTCTTCTTAGAATATTAAGACTTTCCGTAAatacgtaattttttttgggataGAGGAGAACAATAAATATGTGTTTAAACCAAAATTTACACTCTCCCAGAGTTTTGAGATCAAATGCCATAGTCAAAACATGCTTAAGAAAATGTCGCATAGTATTATGTTTAccgattttattatttaagtcTTTGcacattatatgtatataatgggATTTGCACCATTGTACTATGACTTTCGGTTTCTTATTAATACTGGAATTTTCTAAAAAGCGATAGCAGCTCGAAAGATATTCTGATATAGTTTCATTGTTGCAGCTTTTTAAAACTGCTCCAAATAGAGCATAACTGACATCTGTGCATACTCTTTCAAAGAATGGCCACTTGAATTTGCATTCGATGCAAAATAGCttcaatttttccaaaataaaagatATATCGTATAGAGTGTGGCGAGATAGAATAGCTGTTACGACAGGAAAAATCAATTTCAGCTTTTTTATTCTTATAACAATCTTATAGACCAAAATACGCTTGTCCGCACATTCAATTTGGCGCACACTTTGTCCAGATGCATCAAAATGAATTGTAAAATTAGCGTCTTTAAGAATTTCTGGATTTTCGGCAAATGTAATAAACGTAGCTATTCCCCAGCAATATACAGCTAAAGGCGATGCCATATATTGAATATAGTCTTTGTAATGTTTCTGTTGCATTAAGAATACCTCATGAAAAGGATCTCCATGAAGCCAAGTTTCTGATTTTCCTTCAGAACTGCATTTATGCAAAGTTGGaagattttgtatattttgcatATTTCCGCTCTTTGCAATGTCATCTGATGCATTAAGAATTTGCTTTTTTCTGTAAAGATAAGCGCTTTGTTGACGTAAATCTTTTTTCACCAATTTACGAGCTACGCCTCTCATCTGCGGAATACGTTTTTCTTCATTAGCATGAAAAATTTGTCCAGTTCTATATACCGAAACTTTTCCATCTGAACTTATTTTAAATCTGTATTTGGAGCAATCAGTAAAAGTACAACGTCCATACACCAGTAAACCGGATGCTAAATATTTGGTACTGAAGAATGATATAACGCATgcattgttaatttttaaatattcctgGCGAATGACGTCaagtacaaatttatttttagatagCTTTAATTTTGTATCATCTTTGGCTCCAAAAATGAGTTTTGGGGGAATTTCGAACTCAcaatccaaaatattttttttaaaatctcttGTTCGTTTTGTTGCCACGCCTATTGATCGATTAACATTTCGATTAAGTTTTTCCTTTGGATTAGGAatctttctatattttttatattttgatactTTTAAACTTCTATCTGAGATTTCAAAAGGCCCCAGAGTTATATTGCTACTATTTAAAGCATTATTTAAACTTTCATTGAaacttatattattttttattgaaattgtatcattatttaaaatgttgtcacatttattttcattattactgCAATTTGTTACATTCAATTCACTATTGCGTAATTTATCATAtgcattattattataatttatttctttgtctatattatatttataatatttttcaaaaagatttTCAAGCATACCTTTTAATTGGTCTACGAAATTGGTTAAAATGCCCTCTATATTTGAATTACAATTTTTTCCAGCATTGACACATTCTTGAcctgtaataaaatattaaaattttttataatgtttttgtattttataacaaaaaattctttatatatttcagtttaatttaaatatatggtGGATTTCAAGTCAAGATGACAAACTTTTGaaaccgatgtcttccgatcgggatgcaGTTTGCACTGAGgatagttctattggatagtaattcagacactatttcaacaaaatcggtcaagaactctctgaaattttgaaatttttattttcaaaattgtttttgaaaatttaaaattttttttaaattatataaaaattttcaaaattatataaatttttttttttttaatttttttttcaaacattttttggaatttttaaaaaaattgttttttaaatttattagtgaaaaaaaaaacaattcagagatctatattcggctgtgccgaatcttatatacccttcaccaaattatactttaaaatacaaattttaaatatttttaggtaaacaaaaaaatttcaaaattgtttttaaaatttaaaaaaaaatttcaaaatttttgaaattattttccaaatttttttttaattttaaaaaatttttttttttaaattattagtgaaaaaaatgtatgacaaaaaattttttggtaaaaaaaaaaattcgggttaaaaaatttgttttccgattttgacccattgtaggtccaaattactatagccttatatacatcgttgcaatggattttgaaatatctatcattagatatccatattgtctatattaatgacttagtaatccagatatagatcaaaaatcgaggttgtcccggttttttcttatatctcagccatttgtgggccgattttttttaccaacctAGCCGGGAGAGTtccagatatattgatgtataaatcatgtttgtaagttatttgggggatacggaaagttgatttcaacatacagacggacattgctatatcgacttcgctatctataacgatcctgaatatatatactttgtgggatcgcaaatgaaaaatgtagaaattacaaacggaatgacaaacttatatatacccttgccactcatggtgaagggtataaaaataaaaaaattttgactttttttccaaaatcaaaaactttttttcaaaagaaagcttaggtctttttatCCCGATAGGAAGACATCGGtttcaaaagtttgttcacttgacgtgaaattccccatatttatttatgaaagttTAAAAAACTTACCAATTTGAACATACGAATGATCCTGAACAGATACAGGTCCTTTgtctataaacaaaaatttaagaaaaatatatatatttagaataaaattttgaaaatttattaaaaagttttttgtgacaaactaattttgttatcaattaatttttaggaaaaagttattatgttgaaaatttttttttagaaaaaaaatcgcagaaaaattttttgttttacaaataattaaaaaacaacaaaaaatgtttaatggccaacattttttttaaatttatttagacaaattaaatttaaaatcaatttttttcaatgaaGACTGAACACACTTACCAATTTCAATATTCGATTTTTTCTCATTAATTACTGGTTCTTCGTCTATaaacaaagtataaaaatatctttggtgaacaaaaaatattataaaaaatataaaattattatagaaattttgattgttaaaactaattttgttaagaaaatttgttccaatttttcacaaaaatacgAATTTTACTATAATGATTCTTCTACAATTAATCAGAATCATTTCATTGTtgaaagaaatatatatttttattttattaaaaaaatttggtgaaaaaaactgctttaaaaatagtttttctgattttgaaatgtaaaataaatgtcTGTTTATATCtttcaagaaaaacttaaattgttaaagttatttaagaaaattaaatagttttttttaacttaccATTTCGAACTTGATGTGTCATAATGTCACACTCATTTtccttagaaataaaaaataaattataaaaaccacattagtatattttatatttgatctTACCTTTACATGACACTCTTCCATAAAATTATGACTTTCATCAATCTGAAATAATAAATTGCTATcaatataagaaatttatgaattcttaaattatttACCATTTCTTCTTCCAAAAATGTCATTATATTTTCAACTGGCATCATATTTGATGCACGAAGTTGAATGTCGCTTACTTCTATGCATTCACATAAGCTAATCAAAGCATCTAAAGCGCACATTTCTTCTTGACTTAAAAGCCCATTTTCTAATGGCAGGTGTTCTAATGGGATGCTTTTGAATGCATCTATAGCGGACATTTCATCCACACTAAAACATGCGTTGTCTGGTTTCTGAGCTTCCAATGTAATGTTCTGTACTTTATATTGCtagaattaaatataattaaacattttaataactacatacaaataattttgGACTACTAACTTCTTCCGTTTCGCATAGATTTATTAAAGCTTCTAATGCGCACTGTTCAGCTTCATTTAACAATGGTTCAGAGCAATTTGTTTCCTCTTCTAATGCATGTGAGCTTTTGGATGCATTCGTtgatataatattaatttttgacagttttttcGGTAATCTTCTTATCTAAAATGGTTAATACTATTAATATATGTTAATcaagtatgtatttatgtttacttACTTTGTTGCAAATCATTTTTCTATTCTTAGCAATATTACGAATTCTGCCATTCACAGGCATATTTTCATTGTATTCATTAATAATACATTCGACAATTCCATCGTTGAGATGATCAAGGTCTCCAATTTGAACTTGCTTTGCAATAATTTCATCAAGTTTAATGAAATCTCTCATTTTACTTGAGTATATCTAAAAgtaacattaaacatttttaacaaaatttgtaactATTTTAGTTGAAAATTGTTATTCTTTATATGAAGAAACTTGAAACTATTAATAATAGTTATATTTTATTCAGCAATACAGTCAACTAGTTTCTAACACtttcaaaaaataacataataacAAAATTGTGATTGATgttaacttatttttaaaattttctttatatagaaTTTAATTTCACTTGTAAGAATTACATGTACTTACCTCTATATACAATTTAatacaacaaatttaataacacaatttatataaatttgtattacgcaaaattaattttaaacaaatgttgtATTACATACAATAATAACGTTTACAGTTATGAACGCTGTTccattctatattttttataatattgccATATTTTTAGTGTGGTGAAATTGTATACACATAAAAACAGTGCTGCCAAATTCTTTggtgttaaataaaattatagtgttccaaaattttccaaaatatttagtGCCGGGAGCAAGCACGATATACTCTAATCTAAACTCTTTAATGTCaagtaacttttttttaattcggcGTGATGCTATTTCTTGTTACCTGATTTGAATCATACATATAgttctaagttttttttaaagaaaattagctTTAAGAGAAAACATATGTAAACTGAATTTCTGAAGTCTCAATAAatctaaatcttaaaaaatatttaaaaaatgttccaaaatggaAAATGAAACTAAACCTGATTTGGCGCAAAACGATGCGGAAGTtgattctgaaatatttttacatacttGTCTAGTTTATAAAGGTTactgataaaattttataattataaaccttatatattagtttttttttcttataaaacataaaaaatcaaagcaAAGCACGGGAGACAAattttcctaaatattttacagtaataattttcaaaatccgCACTTCATAACAAATATGTTTCAGcttttgaaaaaccaaaatctATCAATCTATCCGGCATCACTGTTTTAAATGGATCAAAAAAAGTTTACAGTTATAGGCGTTGTTTCATTCCAGTCCTTTTTATAAAGTTGCCATATCTATATACAGTGGTGATTTTTCAAATGCCTCTTTTTCCAGTAAAAGCCGCCATTTATAAATTACTACGCAATGGAGAAGGAAGCGTTGGTAAgtgttacaaattattttattttttcttgttaataaatttacaattatttaaatgttttattaataattttcttcaaggatgtcttaaaaataattttgaaaagccgtCGCAATAGTCGTCGTGGGCGGGGACAATATGGTGTAACAAGAGGAGGATGGGTAAGTAAATAATTATATCTTTAAAACCCCAAATGTTAAAGCTATTTTAACTTCTTTTTGTTTAgcgttcaaatttaaataatacgcTAAATCGCCAAAATCCTCAGCAAACATACGGGCCACCGGCTACGTATGGTCCACCGGCTCCGTATGGCACACCGGCTACTTACGGGCCACCGGCTACTTACGGGCCCCCGGCTACTTACGGGCCCCCGGCTACTTATGGTCCACCGGCTACTTACGGGCCACCGGCTACTTACGGACCACCGGCTACTTATGGGCCACCGGCTACTTACGGGCCACCGGCTACTTACGGGCCACCGGCAACATACGGCCCACCGCCAACATACGGCCCGCCGCCAACATACGGCCCGCCGCCAATATACGGACAGCCGTATTACAATGGTGTGCAGTATTATGGGCCACCCATTCAAGAAGGCCAGCTGTATTGGTCACCACCACCGCCCACGAACACACCACCAACGGCTATACCACCACCACCCACGACTACACCACCAACAGCAACAACTCCACCTACAGCTATACCACCTACAACTACACCACCTACAACTACACCACCTACCGCTATACCACCACCGCCCACAACAGCAACAACCCTAACACCACCTACGGCTGTTCCACCAACAACAACCCCAATACCACCACCACCCACGCTTGCACCGCCAATTGCAACCCCAACACCACCACCTGTACCAGAAACTCCACCACCAACACCTccacaaaacaattaaatattcttttttttatagtttgtaagctttattatatttaatttttagtttttttaagaaaataaataacaaatggaatttcaattaaaacaaaacgataacatttatttaaaaaaattaacaaatttatgcaTTACAAACTGTATGTataaaaagtatgtatgtattccgGATCCGGTATGCCTTCAataactgaaaaataaaaataaataaacaagaaaGAATGTATAGTCGCTCAAGCACTGAGCAAGggatttatcttttaaaatttcaataattttttctcaTTACGTTTACATTCCACTATCGGTCGGCTAACCCAGCTTTCAGTCTTTGCAAATTTGACATCTTTGAATATTTAAGGagcaattatattttatatcttttgcgaaatattgtcaaatgctacaattttctataaaataagttaatatttttaaaaatattatccgtttttcaaaaatatattcaaattagCTTTATATATTTCGTTAAAACAGGTTAAGCGCCTTAAAAacccggtttgtcaaaaaacagaaaagttAAAGAGAACCGATCGAGTTTAGAAACCGCAtgttcggttttggatactgtAATTAACTAACTAGCAGTTTGTTAATAGAAAAAACATTTGGTTCTACACATCTTTGCACTAGATTTCCAAATAACACCTTATTTTCAATTCAGCCTATATGCtgtatcaggcctgtcacacattttgttcggaatggtttcattTCTATAGTTACAATTCCGATCGCTTCctttttaggttcttcagattccgtataatttattaattccaaaaatatttaataattctgtatttctgattttaatttgaaaacctttttttatattgaagcaaatgtgaagtttttgctacagaaactgattaaaaatgttagaacacaaataattacaaagaaatatcaattccactttgaaaactgaaagtggtttcattccgaaagaaattttcgttttactttttctgaagaagcaaaatacggaattaattctactttcgatcggaatggaattctgtgacaggcctgtatatttctctatgaaaTAGGATCACGATAttaatacttcttttaaaatctatgaaaccgacaaaatagcaaataattttgtatcaaTGATGCTACtagcaacaaattttctatatcttcattatttatagTAATAAGTACCACTTTATTCCGGAAAAATATTGCAACAATTGACCCTAAGGAGTTGAAGATATTAGCAAAAATATGCGATTGCGTGCCGTTACCAAAAACAGAAGTGTGGTTTGACTAGAATTACAAAATTGCATAACTCTGCGAATTGGAATATAaagttattttccaatttataaaatctttcctcgtttttttgtttgttagccttagtccccttttacaatgaagaaattgaaaggcagacatttttctcattctcttttgaactaacctaaacccgTGTATTACACACTCTACATCTTCAACCCCTCGcccacaaacttcgtctgtctgcctttcaatttctgcattgtaaaaggggacttagtATCTGATGTGACGTTATTTAAATTTCCATtcgatatattttttggttaagatTAGAACgcgtaatttatgtctatatgaaacttatttctgttgaatttcatgtggatatcaaaatttttaaaagatttatgctggttaaaatgattttcggaagtgggccttatatgggagctttgactaattatggatcatCGAAACATAGGTGCCATGATTaccccatatataaaacttatttggagcgaaatttgatTTGAAGTGGTCCCGTCAATCGGCTTCGTCTTTAGGCCTAGAAAAAATGTATGTgccaaatattattgaaatatcttcaaaattgcgaaacaattggtatactttatggtgggtgttaaattatttttgggcgtgttccaatttttttttaaatatcaaaattctgGCAGAAATGGTTGACCAAGGACATCCAACCAGCAagtccaaggcgaattcatataaggtgtacTCATTAGCGTCcattttttctgttgttttataTTCTATTCCTTCTGTTTCTACACGCGTTTGAACTCATCATCGAACATTTTATGATCCTCCACATGAAATgaagcaataaatataaatattaaactgGTTTGATgttaaattacactttaataTTGAATTCGCCTTACTTGAGTTTTTTGACAGATTAGgcaaaaagcaaaaacaaaatgcatgttgtacttgttgtaagGACGAgtacaccttatatgaattcgccttgagcCAGTCTGTGTGTTCAACTGTTTTGGGTTTGTTCCAAAAGTATCAAAATCATGGCCTGGATTTTGCGGAGTTCGCTTATACACATCCACCAGCCagaatattttgtgtaaatttgacTACGGCTGAGTGTTGCcacattatttttttcttatatctttaATATGTTGCCATACATTAATAAGATTGCCACTTTTGTTtctgaaatgaattaattcatgatTAATATGAACGCTATTATCGacctattaaaaaaattttattaataaaaataacattttgtttgttaataatttagtgtatatatataagaataaattaatatatacatatatatatttaaatattttatatacggTTGCCGCTATGCTTAGTCACATTGAGATAAGACGTATATTTAATTCGATTTTTTCAAAGATTAGAAAGTGATAACTTCTGATTGAAagtaattagaaaaatattcaatcaataaataggtatttttgtccCCTATGCAGAACTCATTTCCATATTTGTgctcaacgaatattttattttttagaacgaaaaaactttttacttatttttctacttttcaaAAGTTTGCTGACCTATAACTTCTGACTGAAAGTACTTGGAAAAGTGTTCAATACATCAATAAATAGGTATTTCTGTCCCCTATTCGGAACTCTTTTCC from Calliphora vicina unplaced genomic scaffold, idCalVici1.1 scaffold_55, whole genome shotgun sequence includes these protein-coding regions:
- the LOC135962999 gene encoding arp2/3 complex-activating protein rickA-like; this translates as MRDFIKLDEIIAKQVQIGDLDHLNDGIVECIINEYNENMPVNGRIRNIAKNRKMICNKIRRLPKKLSKINIISTNASKSSHALEEETNCSEPLLNEAEQCALEALINLCETEEQYKVQNITLEAQKPDNACFSVDEMSAIDAFKSIPLEHLPLENGLLSQEEMCALDALISLCECIEVSDIQLRASNMMPVENIMTFLEEEMIDESHNFMEECHVKENECDIMTHQVRNGQECVNAGKNCNSNIEGILTNFVDQLKGMLENLFEKYYKYNIDKEINYNNNAYDKLRNSELNVLGTTYRPPPTYGPPPIYGQPYYNGGQYYGPPIQEGQLYWSPPPPTNTPPTAIPPPPTTTPPTATTPPTAIPPTTTPPTAIPPPPTTATTLTPPTAVPPTTTPIPPPPTLAPPIATPTPPPVPETPPPTPPQNN